A DNA window from Vigna angularis cultivar LongXiaoDou No.4 chromosome 1, ASM1680809v1, whole genome shotgun sequence contains the following coding sequences:
- the LOC108320878 gene encoding serine/arginine-rich splicing factor SC35, translated as MSHFGRSGPPDISDTYSLLVLNITFRTTADDLFPLFDKYGKVVDIFIPKDRRTGESRGFAFVRYKYADEAQKAVDRLDGRMVDGREITVQFAKYGPNAERIHKGRIIETAQRSRHRSRSRSPRKRYRDDRDRDRDYRKRSRSRSYDRYERDKHRGRDKDYRHRSRSRSTSLDYKGRGRARYDDEHHSRSRSRSVDSRSPARRSPSPRKSPSLQRSTSPQRSTSPRKSPRGESPANRSRDGRSPRSPSPRSVSPRGRPEASRSPSPRNSNGDE; from the exons ATGTCTCACTTCGGACGCTCGGGTCCTCCTGACATTTCCGACACTTACTCTCTTCTCGTTCTCAACATCACCTTCc GCACCACAGCCGATGACCTATTTCCTCTATTCGACAAGTATGGGAAGGTCGTCGACATCTTCATCCCCAAGGATCGAAG GACTGGTGAGTCCAGGGGTTTTGCCTTTGTGCGTTACAAGTATGCTGATGAGGCTCAAAAGGCCGTTGATAGGCTCGACG GAAGAATGGTTGATGGTCGTGAAATAACTGTCCAGTTTGCGAAATATGGGCCTAATGCTGAGAGGAT TCACAAAGGAAGGATTATTGAAACGGCCCAGAGATCAAGGCACCGGTCAAGAAGCCGTAGTCCCAGGAAAAG GTATCGTGATGACAGAGACAGAGACAGGGATTATAGAAAGAGAAGTCGCAGTAGAAGCTATGATAGGTATGAACGTGACAAGCACCGTGGGAGAGACAAAGATTATCGTCACAGAAGCAGGAGCCGTAGTACCAGTCTTGATTACAAGGGTCGTGGTAGGGCACGCTATGATGATGAGCATCATAGTAGGAGCCGGAGTAGATCAGTTGACAG TCGCTCCCCTGCACGACGCAGTCCTAGTCCTCGAAAGAGTCCTTCCTTACAGCGGAGCACTTCTCCCCAAAGGAGTACTTCCCCTAGGAAAAGCCCAAGGGGTGAAAGTCCAGCAAATCGTAGCCGTGATGGACGTTCTCCACGTTCTCCTTCCCCGCGCAGTGTATCACCACGTGGTCGCCCTGAAGCTTCACGAAGCCCTTCCCCTCGAAATTCGAATGGTGAT GAATAA